The Euphorbia lathyris chromosome 3, ddEupLath1.1, whole genome shotgun sequence genome contains a region encoding:
- the LOC136224290 gene encoding probable WRKY transcription factor 40, producing MDYSSSWVDTSLDLNINPRQRIGVKKDFVTNFMDLGNKQEVQSSGALLEELKRVSAENKKLTEMLTVMCENYNALKTQLVDYMNKNRDKEPSPSRKRKSESSNTNTNNNTIPMTGNSESSSTDEESCKKPREEVIKAKISRVYVKSEPSDTTLVVKDGYQWRKYGQKVTRDNPSPRAYFKCSFAPACPVKKKVQRSIEDQSVLVATYEGEHNHPHPSQMETTSGGSRSLTLGSVPCSASLGSSGPTITLDLTKSKSNIDATNSKPRTETPQVRQFLVEQMASSLTKDPTFTAALAAAISGRMLQQNHTEKW from the exons ATGGATTACTCTTCTTCTTGGGTAGATACTTCTTTGGATCTTAACATTAATCCTCGACAAAGAATAGGTGTCAAGAAAGATTTTGTCACCAATTTTATGGATTTGGGGAACAAACAAGAAGTTCAG AGTAGTGGAGCTTTGCTGGAGGAATTGAAGAGAGTCAGTGCAGAAAACAAGAAGTTAACAGAAATGCTAACTGTTATGTGTGAAAACTATAATGCTTTAAAAACCCAATTGGTGGATTATATGAACAAGAATCGAGATAAGGAGCCTAGTCCATCCAGGAAAAGAAAATCTGAGAGCAGTAATACCAATACTAACAATAACACAATTCCCATGACTGGTAATTCCGAAAGCAGCTCTACTGATGAAGAATCTTGTAAGAAACCAAGAGAAGAAGTTATCAAAGCTAAGATTTCAAGAGTTTATGTCAAGTCTGAACCATCTGATACAACCTTG GTTGTTAAGGATGGATATCAATGGAGGAAATATGGCCAAAAGGTCACAAGAGATAATCCTTCACCAAGAGCTTATTTCAAGTGCTCATTTGCTCCTGCCTGCCCTGTCAAAAAGAAG GTGCAAAGAAGCATTGAAGACCAATCAGTATTAGTTGCAACATATGAAGGTGAACACAATCATCCACATCCATCACAAATGGAGACAACATCAGGGGGAAGCAGAAGCCTAACTCTTGGTTCAGTACCTTGCTCAGCTTCACTTGGTTCATCAGGTCCAACAATTACTCTTGATCTCACAAAATCCAAGTCCAACATAGATGCCACAAATTCAAAACCAAGAACAGAAACACCTCAAGTAAGGCAGTTCTTAGTGGAACAGATGGCTTCTTCGTTGACAAAAGATCCCACTTTCACAGCAGCATTAGCAGCAGCAATTTCAGGAAGAATGTTGCAGCAGAATCATACAGAAAAGTGGtga
- the LOC136224053 gene encoding uncharacterized protein, which produces MSGPPRIRSTNIAEPENKEPQNPVKKPEKMRHHQLITDSKAKKVGKVASSVLRQKSMNGSCSSDVSTDSSHSRSSSSSSLSFRSSSTGRITPASRRNGVVRKKQCEMKADKEVKSSVAVESGNVVGGNSELVDTADCFEFKKRCAWVTPSTDPCYMSFHDEEWGVPVHDDKKLFELLCLSGALAEMTWPVILNKRGLFREVFLDFDPAAVSKLNDRKIALPGSPGSLLLSESKLRSIIENARQMCKVIDEFGSFNRYIWNFVNHKPMVNQFRNSRQVQVKNSKAEVISKDLVRRGFRSVGPTVVYSFMQVAGLTNDHLTSCFRFQDCISGTEVRENDTGLKSKNENKLEASIGTG; this is translated from the exons ATGTCTGGCCCACCTCGAATCCGGTCTACGAACATCGCTGAACCTGAAAACAAGGAGCCACAAAATCCGGTTAAGAAACCTGAGAAAATGCGGCACCACCAACTTATTACGGATTCCAAGGCCAAGAAAGTTGGGAAAGTGGCGTCTTCAGTTTTGCGACAGAAGTCCATGAATGGCTCCTGCTCATCCGATGTCTCCACAGACTCCTCCCACAGtcgttcctcttcttcttcctcattgtCGTTCAGATCATCGTCGACTGGGAGAATCACGCCGGCGAGCAGGAGGAATGGAGTGGTCAGGAAGAAGCAGTGTGAGATGAAAGCTGATAAGGAGGTAAAAAGCTCTGTGGCGGTGGAGAGTGGCAATGTAGTTGGTGGAAACAGTGAATTAGTGGATACAGCTGATTGCTTTGAATTTAAGAAAAGGTGCGCTTGGGTTACACCCAGCACTG ACCCATGCTATATGAGTTTTCATGATGAAGAATGGGGAGTACCTGTCCATGATGACAA GAAGCTGTTCGAATTGCTATGCCTTTCAGGTGCTCTGGCCGAAATGACGTGGCCTGTCATTCTTAACAAAAGAGGTTTATTTAG GGAGGTGTTTTTGGATTTTGATCCTGCTGCAGTGTCAAAATTAAATGACAGAAAGATAGCTCTGCCAGGAAGCCCTGGGAGCTTGCTTCTGTCAGAATCGAAGCTACGATCCATTATTGAAAATGCTCGCCAAATGTGCAAG GTTATAGATGAGTTTGGTTCATTTAACAGATACATCTGGAACTTTGTAAACCATAAGCCCATGGTTAACCAATTTCGAAACTCACGGCAAGTTCAAGTGAAGAACTCAAAAGCAGAGGTCATAAGCAAAGATTTAGTAAGGCGAGGTTTTCGAAGCGTAGGGCCAACAGTGGTATATTCTTTCATGCAAGTGGCCGGATTGACAAATGATCACCTCACTAGCTGCTTCAGATTCCAGGATTGTATTTCTGGGACAGAAGTACGGGAAAATGATACCGGTCTTAAATCCAAGAACGAAAATAAACTCGAGGCTTCAATCGGTACTGGATAG